From a single Melospiza georgiana isolate bMelGeo1 chromosome 5, bMelGeo1.pri, whole genome shotgun sequence genomic region:
- the PPEF2 gene encoding serine/threonine-protein phosphatase with EF-hands 2, whose protein sequence is MGSGSSVNVQYKHSLQKSENAFKAAVLIQQWYRRHVARLEMRRRCTWRIFQSIEYSCEQDQIKLHNFFSYLMDQFTPSSSKERDFISRMFVSGESYKEAELEKYCDYESIEVPDSYTGPHLSFPLLPDHATALLEAFQQKQQLHARYVLNLLHETRKHLKQLPNISHVSTCYIEEITVCGDLHGQLDDLFLIFYKNGLPSPSKSYVFNGDFVDRGKQSLEILVILFTFLLIYPKEVHLNRGNHEDHMVNLRYGFTKEVMQKYKVHGKKILRMFQNVFCWLPLATLIDQKVLIIHGGISDTTDLDMLEKIQRNRFVSVLRLKKRKESSGKPQIQAINGESESGTDAAPRLSLQPQSAQAPSTANRREFSRWLRQTVQEQIDTCRRLVDISESEPEELTYSSMVSLKDADEPCWTRQEEWKQVLDILWSDPMPQEGCRENKVRGGGCYFGPDVTEKFLEKYSLQFLIRSHECKQEGYEFCHSRKVLTIFSASNYYEIGSNRGAYVKLGPDLIPHFVQYQANKTAHLLTMTQRISRVEESAFRALREKLFAHTSALISAFKSYDRDNTGKITLSNWATAVESVLRLGLPWRMLRPQLVRSTEDGMLEYKSWLDDLAMEQRSQEHIQSSLLEVIYRNRSNLETIFRIIDRDHSGLISFEEFQQTWKLFSSHMNIELTDDGINDLVRSIDFNKDGNIDFNEFLEAFRLVRQCPS, encoded by the exons ATGGGATCTGGTAGTTCTGTAAATGTCCAGTACAAGCACTCCCTGCAGAAGTCTGAAAATG CTTTCAAGGCAGCTGTCTTGATCCAGCAGTGGTATCGGCGCCATGTGGCTCGGCTGGAAATGCGCCGCCGCTGCACCTGGAGAATCTTTCAATCCATTGAGTATTCCTGCGAGCAGGATCAGATCAAG CTTCACAACTTCTTCAGTTACCTCATGGACCAGTTCACaccaagcagcagcaaagaga GGGATTTTATCAGTCGCATGTTTGTAAGTGGGGAAAGTTACaaagaggcagagctggaaaaataCTGTGACTATGAATCCATAGAGGTGCCAGACTCCTACACCGGACCCCATCTCTCTTTCCCACTCCTCCCTGACCATGCCACGGCCTTGCTGGAAGCTTTCCAACAGAAACAG CAGCTCCATGCTCGCTATGTCTTAAACCTCCTGCATGAGACCAGGAAGCACCTCAAGCAGTTGCCAAACATCAGTCATGTCTCCACCTGCTACATCGAGGAGATCACTGTGTGTG GAGACTTACACGGCCAGCTGGATGACCTGTTCCTCATCTTTTACAAG AATggccttccttccccttccaaGTCCTACGTGTTCAATGGGGACTTTGTAGACAGAGGCAAGCAGTCCCTTGAGATCCTTGTTATCCTCTTTACCTTCCTCCTGATCTATCCCAAGGAGGTTCATCTCAACCGCGGGAACCACGAGGACCACATGGTGAACTTACG CTATGGTTTCACCAAGGAAGTGATGCAGAAATACAAG GTGCATGGGAAGAAAATCTTGAGGATGTTTCAGAATGTCTTCTGCTGGCTGCCCCTGGCCACCCTGATTGATCAGAAAGTCCTCATTATTCACGGGGGCATCTCTGACACCACTGACTTGGACATGCTTGAGAAAATTCAAAGGAACAGA TTTGTTTCTGTGTTAAGgctgaagaaaaggaaggaatcGAGTGGAAAACCACAAATCCAGGCCATAAATGGGGAGAGCGAATCAGGCACTGATGCAGCTCCCAGGTTATCTCTGCAGCCCCAGTCAGCCCAGGCTCCTAGCACAGCCAACAGGCGGGAGTTCTCCAGGTGGCTCCGGCAGACGGTGCAGGAGCAAATCGACACGTGCCGCCGGCTGGTGGACATCAGCGAGTCAGAGCCAGAGGAGCTCACCTATTCCAGCATGGTCTCCTTGAAGGATGCGGATGAGCCATGCTGGACTCGCCAGGAGGAGTGGAAGCAG GTTTTAGACATCCTCTGGAGTGACCCCATGCCTCAGGAGGGCTGCAGAGAAAATAAGGTGCGAGGTGGTGGCTGCTACTTTGGGCCTGATGTGACAGAGAAGTTCCTTGAAAAGTACAGCTTGCAGTTCCTGATCCGCTCTCACGAGTGCAAGCAGGAGGGCTACGAGTTCTGTCACAGCCGCAAG GTGCTGACCATCTTTTCAGCCTCAAACTACTATGAGATTGGCAGTAACAGGGGAGCCTATGTGAAGCTGGGACCAGACCTCATTCCCCACTTTGTTCAGTACCAAGCAAACAAGACAGCCCATTTGCTCACCATGACCCAAAG AATCAGCAGAGTAGAGGAGTCCGCCTTTCGAGCCTTGCGGGAAAAGCTCTTTGCTCACACCTCAGCCCTCATCAGTGCCTTCAAGTCCTATGACAGGGACAATACAG GAAAGATCACTCTGAGCAACTGGGCGACAGCAGTGGAGTCAGTGCTGCGGCTGGGACTGCCCTGGCGAATGCTGAGGCCGCAGCTGGTGCGCAGCACCGAGGACGGCATGCTGGAGTACAAATCCTGGCTGGATGACCTGGCCATGGAGCAGAGGAGCCAAGAG CACATCCAGTCCAGCTTGCTGGAAGTCATTTATCGAAACAGATCCAACTTAGAGACCATATTCAGGATCATAGACAGAGACCATTCAG GTCTCATCTCCTTTGAGGAATTCCAGCAAACCTGGAAACTGTTCAGCTCCCACATGAACATTGAACTCACGGATGATGGCATTAACGACTTGGTTCGCAGCATTGACTTCAACAAGGATGGGAACATTGACTTCAACGAGTTCCTGGAAGCCTTCCGCCTGGTCAGACAGTGCCCGTCGTGA